Within Actinosynnema pretiosum, the genomic segment GCGGCGCACACCGCGTTGATGGTGTCGACGGGTTTGGTGACCGCCGTCCCGCTGATGCTCTTCGGTGCGGGAGCGCGCCGGATTCCCATGATCACCCTGGGGATGCTCCAGTACCTGGCGCCGGTGTTGCAGTTCGCGTGGGGCGTATTCGTGATGCGCGAGCCGATGCCCGCGTCGCGCTGGTTCGGGTTCGCAATGGTGTGGGTCGCGTTGTTGCTTTTCACCGGTGACGCGCTGGTGCGCGCGCGCAAGCAGCGCAGGGTCGTGGCGGTCGCCCCGCCGGTGTGATCGGGCTCTCACGGGGAACTGCGGAAAACCGCGCCGCGAACCACCCGCTCCGACGGTCCGAACGCCGGAACGGCGCCCCGCGCGGTGCGGGACGCCGTTCCGGAGGATCACACCGGGTCACCCCGGCGCTCCCGGCCCCGACTAGCGGGACCTGCTGACCACGTACTCGCTCACCGACTCCAGCGCGTCGCGCGCCCGGCCCTCCGGGAGGACCGCCAGGCAGCTCCTGGCGCGGTCGGCGTACTCGTCCAGGGTCTCCCTGGCCCGCTGGAGCCCGGAGGACGCCCTGAGCAGCTCCAGGGCCTCCAGGACCTCCGCGTCGTCCTCGATCGGGGCGGCGAGCAGCCTGGCCAGCCGCGAGTCCGGCTCGTCCTGCAGCGCGTACAGCATGGGCAGCGTCTTGACGCCCTCGCGCAGGTCGGTGCCCGGCGTCTTGCCCGACTCCTCCGGCGGCGACGCGATGTCGATCACGTCGTCGGAGATCTGGAACGCCGAGCCGATCACGTCGCCGTACGCCTGGAGCGCCGCGACCTGCTCCTCGGTCGCGTCCGAGAACATGCCGCCGAAGCGGGCCGCGGTGGCGATCAGGGAGCCGGTCTTCTCGGCGATCGTGGTCAGGTAGTGCTCGACCGGGTCCTCGCCCTCGCGGGGGCCCATGGTCTCGCGCATCTGGCCGGTGACCAGCTCGCCGAACGTGCGCGAGATGGTCCTGGCCGCCTCCGTCCCGAGGTCGGCGACCAGCGTCGAGGCGTGGGCGAACAGGTAGTCGCCGGTGAGGATGGCGATGCTGTTGTTCCACTTGGCGTTGGCCGACGCCGCGCCCCGGCGCATGGTGGCCTCGTCCATGACGTCGTCGTGGTACAGGGTCGCCAGGTGGGTCAGCTCGACCACCGCGGCGGCCTTGACGACGCTCTCCCGGTCCCAGGACGGGCCGAACTGGGCGGCCAGGATCGTGAAGAGGGGGCGGATGCGCTTGCCACCCGCCTCCACCAGGTGCAGCGAGGTCTCCATCACCGGGTTGAACTCGCTGCGGACGACCTCCCGCAGGATCCCCTCGACCTCGTCCAGGCCGCTCTGCACAACCTCCGCGAGCACGGGGTCCGCAAACCGGAACCCCGTCCCCGCCCGCTCGCTACTGGTCACGGTTGGAAGCCTACGTACCGACTAGAAGATGAACTGGCCGGACCCCGCCCAATCGAGGGCGAAGGCGGGCCAGACCCCGAGCACCAGCGTGATCACCGCGCCGAGCGTGATCGACGCGGTGGTGAAGGCGCCGGGGACGGTCACGGTCGGGCCGTCCGCCGCGGGCTCGCTGAAGTACATCAGCACGATCACCCGCAGGTAGAAGAACGCCGCGATGGCGCTCACCACCAGCGCGAACACCACGAGCGGGGCCATGCCCGCGTCGATCGCCGCCGCGAACACCACGAACTTGCCGATGAACCCGCTGGTGAACGGGATGCCCGCGAGGGCGAGCAGCAGGAGCGTGAAGACCGCGGCCGTGATCGGCGAGCGCTTGGCCAGCCCGGCCCACTGGGACAGGTGGGTGGCCTCGCCGTCGGCGTTGCGGACCAGGCTGACCACGCCGAACGCGGCGATCGTGGTGAAGCCGTAGGCCGCGAGGTAGAACATGGTCGCCGACAGGCCCTCGGGGGTGAGCGCGATCGCGCCGACGAGCAGGAAGCCCGCGTGCGCCACCGAGGAGTAGGCGATCATGCGCTTGACGTCGGTCTGGGTCAGGCCCAGCACCGCGCCGATGACCATCGACACGCCCGCGAGGACCGCCAGGACGACGTTCCACTCCCAGCTGGAGCCCTCGAAGGCCACGTGCAGCACCCGCAGGATGCCGCCGAAGGCCGCGACCTTGGTGCAGGCCGCCATGAAGGCGGTGACCGGGGTCGGGGCGCCCTGGTAGACGTCCGGGGTCCAGGCGTGGAACGGGCCGACCGAGGCCTTGAACAGCAGGCCCACCACCAGCAGGCCGAAGCCCGCGTACAGCAGCGTGTCGGACCGGTCGGTCGCGGCGGTCGCGGTGGCGATGTCCGCCAGCTTGACCGAGCCGGAGTAGCCGTAGAGCAGCGCGACGCCGTAGAGGAAGAACGCCGAGGCGAACGCGCCGAGCAGGAAGTACTTCACCGCGGCCTCCTGCGAGAGCAGGCGGCGACGGCGGCCGAGGCCGCACAGCAGGTACAGCGGCAGCGAGAGCACTTCCAGCGCGATGAACATGGTGAGCAGGTCGTTCGCCGCGACGAAGACCATCATGCCGCCGAGGGCGAACAGGGTGAGCGGGAACACCTCGGTCTGCATGACCGAGGCGACCGCGCGCGCCTTCGTCACCACGGCGCCGCCACCGCCCGCGCCGCCGCCGGGGCCACCGGCCTGCGGCTCGGGGGCGAACGCGCCGCCGGGCTCGACCGAGCGGTCGGCGATGAGCAGCAGCGAGCCGACCGCGAGCAGCAGCAGCGTGCCCCACAGGAAGACCACCGGCGGGTCGACCGCGATGGCGCCCGAGAAGGTCACCACCCCGCGGTCGACGGTGTCGGCCGCGCCGCCGTGCACGATGAGCGCGCCCGCCGCGCCCGCGAGCGCGAGCACGGTGAGCACGACCTGGGCGGGCCAGCGGGACTGCTTGGGCAGGAACGCCTCCAGCAGCACGCTGACGCAGGCGGCGCCGAGGATGACGAGCACGGGCGCGACGGCCCCGTAGTCGATCTCCGGGACGGTGAGCCGCTCCACTTGAGCGAGGATCGTCGTCACGTCACTTGCCTTCCTGCGCGACCGGGTCGGCCACCCCGACCTCGCTGAGCGTCGCCCCGACGGACGGGGTGATCACGTCCAACACCGGCTTCGGGTAGAAGCCGAGCACCAGGATCAGCGCCACCATCGGCGCGAGGACCGCGATCTCCCGCTTGTTCAGGTCGGGGACGCTCGCGCGCTCGGGGTCGGTGGTGGCTCCGGGGCCGCCGGTCGCCCCGATCAGCGCGGTGCCGCGCACCGGGCCCTGGAAGATCCGCTGGTAGAGCCAGAGGATGTACAGCGCGGCGAGCACCATGCCGAGCGCCGCGATGACGGTGTAGACCGGTTCGTTCGGGAACGAGCCGATCAGCACCAGGAACTCGCTGACGAACGAGCTGGTGCCGGGCAGCGCCAGCGAGGACAGGCCCGCGATGAAGAACAGCCCCGCGAGCACGGGGGTGAGCTTCGCCATGCCGCCGTAGTCCTCGATCAGGCGGGAGCCGCCGCGCGCCATGACCATGCCCACGACCAGGAACACCATGCCGGTGGAGATGCCGTGGTTGACCATGTAGAGCACCGAGCCCGCGCCCGCCTGCGAGCTGAACGCGAAGATGCCCAGCGCGATGAAGCCGAAGTGCGCGATCGAGGTGTAGGCCACGAACCGCTTCATGTCGGACTGGCCGACGGCGAGCAGCGAGCCGTAGATGATGCCGACCACCGCGAGCACCAGCACCAGCGGCGCGAGCTCCTTGCTGGCCGCCGGGAACAGCGGCAGGCAGTAGCGCAGGAAGCCGAAGGTGCCGATCTTGTCGAGCACGCCGACGAGCAGCACGCCCGCGCCGACCGGCGCTTCCGCACCGGCGTCGGGGAGCCAGGTGTGCAGCGGGACCAGCGGCGCCTTGATGGCGAAGGCCACGAAGAAGCCGAGGAACAGCCAGATCTGGGTGGACAGCGGGGCCTCGCGCGTCGCGGTGACGAGCGTGGCCCAGTCGAACGTGCCCTTGCCCAGGGTCTGCGCGCTGGTGACGTACAGGCCGATCACCGACGCGAGCATGACGAGCCCGCCGAGCAGCGAGTAGAGGAAGAACTTCATCGCCGCGTACTGCCGGTTCGCGCCGCCGAAGCGGCCGATGAGGAAGTACATGGGGACGAGGACGCCCTCGAAGAACACGTAGAACAGGAAGACGTCCGTGGCGGCGAAGACGCCGACCATGCCCGCTTCCATGACCAGCAGCAGCGCGAAGAAGCCGCCCGCCGTGCGGCCCTCGGGCAGCTTGTCCGCCCAGGAGCCGCCGATGACCACCGGCACCAGGAAGGCGATCAGGGCGATCATCACCAGCGCGATGCCGTCCACGCCGAACGACAGGTGCACCCCGAAGTTCGGGATCCACTCGACCGAGCTGGTCAGCTGGAGGCGGTCGCCCCCCGGCTCGTAGGCGGCCCAGGCCAGCCCGGCGAGCACGAGCTCGCCGAGCGAGAACGCCAGGGCGGCGATCTTGGCGAGGCGGTCGTCGCCGCGCAGCAGCACCACGACCAGGCCGCCGACCAGCGGCAGCAGGAGCATTGCGATCAAGGTCCAGCTCACGAGAACCTCACCATCAGCAGCGCGCCCAGGACGAAGATCGAACCCAGGAGCATCGAGAGCGCGTAGGAGCGCACGAAGCCGGTCTGCAGCCTGCGCAGCCTGCCCGAGCTACCGCCCAGCAGCGCCGCGGAGCCGTTGACCAGCCCGTCGACGCCCTTGTTGTCCACGAACACCAGCGCGCGGGTCAGCCAGGTGCCCGGACGCGCGAACAGCGCCTCGTTGAGCGCGTTCCCGTACAGGTCGGCGCGCGCGGCGCGGACCGGGAAGGACACCCGCTCGGGGCGCTCCACCGGCTGCGGCTTGCGGCCGAAGACCAGGTAGGCCAGGACCGCGCCCGCCGCCGAGAGGGCGAGGACGAGGGCGTTGACCGCGCCGTGGCCGAGCACGCCGTGCTGCTCCTGCAGCTCGCCGACCACGGGGGCCAGCCAGTTCGCGAGGTTGTCGCCGCTGCTGAGGAAGAAGCCCGCGCCGACCGAGCCGATCGCCAGCACGACCATCGGCGCGGTCATGCTGACCGGCGACTCGTGCGGGTGGTACGCGCGGCCGTCCGCCGACTTGAGGTCCTCCCAGCGGGGCTCGCCCAGGAACACCAGGACCAGCAGGCGGGTCATGTAGAACGCGGTCAGGAACGCGCCCAGCGCCGCGACGCCGCCGAACACCCAGCCGCGCCAGCCGTGCTCGCTGAAGGCCGCCGCGATGATGGCGTCCTTCGAGAAGTAGCCGGACAGGAACGGGAAGCCGATGAGCGCCAGGTAGCCCAGCGCCCAGGTGGCGAAGGTGATCGGCATCTTCTTGGCCAGGCCGCCCATGCGGCGGATGTCGCCCTCGTCGTTCATGCCGTGCATGACCGAACCGGCGCCGAGGAACAGGCCCGCCTTGAAGAAGCCGTGCGTGATCAGGTGCATGATGCCGAGCGCGTAACCGAACGGGCCGAGGCCGACGGCCAGGACCATGTAGCCGATCTGGCTGACCGTCGAGTAGGCCAGGACCTTCTTGAAGTCGTCGTACGCGCAGCCGATGAGGCAGCCGATCAGCAGCGTGAACGCGCCGATGGCCATGACGACCAGGCGGCCGTCCTCGGTGAGGTTGTAGAGCGGGTTGGAGCGGGCGACGAGGTAGACGCCCGCCGTGACCATGGTCGCGGCGTGGATGAGCGCCGACACCGGGGTGGGGCCCGCCATGGCGTCCGGGAGCCACGCCTGGAGCGGGAACTGGCCGGACTTGCCGCACGCGCCGAGCAGCAGCAGGAGCGTGATGGCCAGGACCGTCCCGGACGACAGCTCGTCGACGCGGGAGAACACCTCGGTGTACTGGGTGGTGCCCAGCTCCTTGAACATGATGAAGATGGCGATCGCGAGGCCCAGGTCGCCGACCCGGTTCATCAGGAACGCCTTCTTGGCCGCGCTGCCCGCCTCGGGCTTGTGCTGGTACCAGCCGATGAGCAGGTACGAGGCGAGACCGACGCCCTCCCAGCCGAAGTACAGGGTCACGAAGCCGTTGCCCAGCACCAGCAGGAGCATGGCGGCCACGAAGAGGTTCAGGTAGGCGAAGAACTTGCGCCTGCCCGCCTCGTGCGCCATGTAGCCGATCGAGTAGACGTGGATCAGGGAGCCGACGCCGGTGATCAGCAGCACGAAGGTCAGCGACAGCGGGTCGAGCCGAAGCGCGAACTCGACGTTCAGGGCCTCGACCGGCACCCAGTCGAACAGGTGCAGCTCGCTGGAGCGCTCCTCGGGGCTGAGCCCGAGGGTGCTGAAGAACAGGGCGAGGCCGTAGGCGAACGACGCGACGACGGTGGTGGTGCCCAGCAGGTGGCCCCACCTGTCGGTGCGCTTGCCGCCGAGCAGGAGCACGGCGGCGCCGAACGCGGGGAGTGCTAGGAGCAACCAGGCGAGAGCACCGATCCCGCCGGCGTCAACAGGTTCCGTCACCGGTGACCTCTCAGTACTTCAGCAGGTTGGAGTCGTCGACCGAGGCCGAGCGACGCGACTTGAAGATCGCCATGATGATCGCCAGGCCGACGACGACCTCGGCCGCGGCGACCACCATCACGAAGAACGCCATCACCTGGCCGTCGAGCTGCCCGTTGACGCGGGCGAAGGTGACCAGGGTGAGGTTCACCGCGTTGAGCATCAGCTCGACGCACATGAACACGACGATGGCGTTGCGCCGCACGAGGACGCCCACCGCGCCGATGCTGAACAGCAGGGCGGAGAGCAGCAGGTAGTAGGTGGGGGTCACGACTCTCCCTTAAGAGCGCGCGCGTCCGCCTGGCGCCCGCTGCCCGCAACGTCCGTGACGTCCTCGTCGAGGCGCGACCGGTCGGTCGTCTCGATCAGCTCGGACAGCGATTCCTTGGCGACCGAACCGTCGGGGAGCAGCGCGGGAGTGGCCACCGAGTTGGCGGTGGCGAACACGCCGGGGCCGGGCAGCGAGCCGGGGCGGTCGCCCCGGAAGCGCTCCACGACCAGCTCGCGCTGCGACTTCTTGGTCTCCCGGATCTTCGAGGTGAACGCCAGGACCATCGCGCCGACGGCGGCGGTGATCAGCAGCGCCGAGGTCAGCTCGAAGGGGAACAGGTAGTCCGTGAAGATCCGGGCGCCGATGTTGGCGACGTTGCCGCCGCCGGTGGTGTTGGGCTCCACCAGGCCGACCGCCTGGACCTCGGTGAGGGCGCGGGCGAGCGCGCCGACCACGAGGCCGCCGAAGCCGAGGCCGAGCACGGCGGCGGCGAGCCGCTGGCCGCGCAGGACCTCGACGACGGAGTCGGAGCTGTCCCTGCCGACGAGCATCAGCACGAACAGGAACAGCATCATGATCGCGCCGGTGTAGACGATGATCTGCACGAAGCCGAGGAACGGCGCCTGCTGGACCATGTACAGGCCGCCGAGGCTGAGCATGGTCATGACCAGCCAGAGCGCCGAGTGCACGGCGTTGCGGGCGAACAGCATCCCCAGCGCGCCCGCGAGGGCGAGCGGGCCGAGCACCCAGAAGGCGACGGCCTCGCCGGTGGACACGACGTCCGCGGCGGGCTGGACCACCCCCGGCTGGGCCAGGAACTGGGAGATCACTTGCGCGCCTCCTCGGGACCGTTCTCCACCAGCGCGCCGTCGGGCACGCCCGCCTTGCGGGCCAGCTCGGGGCCGTTGACGTAGTAGTCCTGCTCGTCGGAGCCGAGCCGCATGGGGTGCGGCGGCTGCTCCATGCCCGGCAGCAGCGGGGCGAGCAGGTCCTCCTTGGTGAAGATGAGCTTCTGCCGGTCGTCGTCCGCCAGCTCGAACTCGTTGGTCATGGTGAGCGACCGGGTGGGGCACGCCTCGATGCACAGGCCGCAGCCGATGCACCGCAGGTAGTTGATCTGGTAGTCCGCGCCGTACCGCTCACCGGGCGAGAAGCGGGCCTCCTCGGTGTTGTCCCCGCCCTCGACGAAGATCGCGTCGGCGGGGCAGGCCCAGGCGCACAGCTCGCAGCCGACGCACTTCTCCAGCCCGTCCGGGTGCCGGTTGAGCTGGTGGCGGCCGTGGTACCGCGGCGCGGTGACCTTCTTGACCTCGGGGTACTCCTCGGTGACGACCTTCTTGAACATCGTCGAGAAGGTCACGCCGAAGCCCTTGACGGGATCAAGCATCCCCATCGCTGGCCTCCTTCTTGGCGGTCGTTGCCGCTGCGGGCTCCTTGGCCGCAGAGCCGTTGCTCCCGGCGGGGCTGCCGTCGGGCAGCTCGGCCACCCGCACCTGGCGGCGGGGCGGCGGCTTGGGCACTGCGAGGTCCAGCGGGGGCACGGGGAAGCCGCCACCGGTGACCGGCACCGCGTCGGGGTCGACCCGCTCGCGGTTGTCCGGCAGCAGGAACGCGACCAGCAGGGCCGCCGCGAGCACCGCGCCGAACACCGCCAGCACGGTCGGGGCCCCGAGCGTCCCGGCCTCGATCTCGGTGCGGACGTAGCGGGCGAACGCCACCGCGACGAACCAGACCAGCGCGATCGGGACGAGGACCTTCCAGCCCAGCTGCATGAACTGGTCGTAGCGCAGGCGGGGGAGCGTGCCGCGCAGCCAGATGAACAGGAACAGGAACGCCAGGGTCTTGAGGACGAACCAGACCAGGCCGAGCCAGCCGTTGTTCAGGAAGTGGTCGTCGGCGACGAACGGGAACCGCCAGCCGCCGAGGAACAGCGTGGTCGCCAGCGCCGAGACGGTCACCATGTTGATGTACTCGGCGAGGAAGAACAGCGCGAACTTGAACGAGCTGTACTCGGTGTGGAAACCGCCGACCAGCTCGGACTCGGCCTCGGGGAGGTCGAAGGGCGCGCGGTTGGTCTCGCCGACCATGGAGATCACGTAGATGACGAAGCTGACCGGCAGCAGGTAGAAGAACCAGCCGCTGGTCTGCGCGTCGACGATGTCCGCGGTGGACAGCGACCGGGAGTTCATCACCACGGCGATGATCGACAGGCCCATCGCGATCTCGTAGGAGATCACCTGCGCGGCCGAGCGCAGCGCGCCCAGCAGCGGGTAGGGCGAGCCGGAGGACCAGCCGCCGAGGACGATGCCGTAGACGCCGATCGAGGAGCAGGCCAGCACGACCAGCACGCCGACCGGGAGGTCGACCAGCTGGAGGGCGGTCTGCTCGCCGAAGATGCTGACCTGGCCGCCGATCGGGATGACCGAGAAGGCGGTGAAGGCCGGGACGCAGGCGATGACCGGCGCGATGAAGTACACCCACTTGTCCGCGAGGACGGGGCGCACCTCCTCCTTGAACGCCAGCTTGATGCCGTCGGCCAGCGACTGGAGCCAGCCGCCGGGGCCGTTGCGGTTCGGGCCGGGGCGCTGCTGCATCCGCCCGACGACCTTGCGCTCCCAGACGATCATGAACAGGGTCATGAGGACCAGGAAGGCGAAGATGCCGACGACCTTGACGACGACCAGCCAGAACGGGTCGTCGGCGATGAGTTCTGCCGTGCTCATGCCCTGCCTCCGGGAGAAACGGCCACCACGGAACCGTGGCCTGCCACGAGGGTCCGGCGAACGGTCGACTCGCCCGAGTTGCCGGGCAGCCACACGACGCCGTCGGGCAGGTCCGCCACCGCGACGGGCAGCACGACCTCACCCCGCTCGGTCGAGACGGTGACCTCGGCGCCGGGCACGACGCCCAGGTCGCGCGCGGTCGCCTCGGACAGCCAGGCCGCCGTGGGCCGGGCGGTGCCCTTCAGGTTCGGCTCGCCGTCCTGCATGGACCCGTTGTCCAGCAGCCTGCGCCAGGTCGCCAGCACCGCCTGCCCGCTCTTGGGCTGCGGCAGCAGCGGCGCGCTGACCGTCGGCGCGCCCGCCTGGACGGTGCCCCGGCCCAGGCGCGCGAGGTCGGCGGCCGCGGCGGCGGGGGTCTGGGTGAACAGGTCGGCGTCCATCTCGACGGCCAGGGTGTCGAGCACCCGGCCGTCGGGCAGCGCGCCGGTGCCCTCCAGGGTCAGCGCGAACTCGCGGCGGCGGCCCTCCCAGTTGAGGAACGTGCCGGACTTCTCCACGGCGGGCGCGATCGGCAGCACCACGTCGGCGTGCGCGGTCGCGGCGCTGGGCCGCAGCTCCAGGCTCACCACGAACTTCGCGGCGGACAGCGCCTGCTCGGCGAGCGCGGGGTCGGGCAGGTCGAACGGGTCGACGCCCGCCACCAGCAGCGCGTCGAGCCCGCCCGAGGCGGCCTCGGCGAGGATGCCGGAGGTGTCGCGACCGGGCTTGGCGGGCAGCGAACCGGCCGCGAGGCCCCACGCCTGCTCGACCTCGGCGCGCGCGGCGGCGTCCGAGACGAGCCGTCCGCCGGGCAGCAGGTTCGGCAGCAGGCCGGCTTCGAGCGCGCCCCGCTCACCGGCGCGGCGCGGCACCCAGGCCACCTTCGCCCCGGTGCGCTTGGCCAGCGCGGCCACCGCCGAGTACAGGCCGGGGACCTCGGCGGCGCGCTCGCCGACCATGATCACCGAACCGGGCTCGCCGAGCAGCTCCACCACGTCGGCGGCGTGCTCGGGCAGCGCGTTCAGCGCGGCGGGCTCGCCGCCGGGCACGCAGGCCAGCAGCGTGCCGAGGGTCTTCTCCACGGCCGGGGTGGTGAACTGGCCGAGGTGGAAGACCTTCGTGCCGCGCTTGCGGGCGGCCTTGCGCAGCCGCAGGAAGACGACCGGGGCCTCCTCCTCGGGCTCGAACGCGACCAGCAGCGCGGCGGGCGCGGCCTCGATGCCCTTGAAGGTCACCCCGCCGGTCTCCGGCGTCACGCCGAGCACGGTGGAGGTCAGGAACTCGACCTCCTCGGCCGAGTGCGGCCGGGCCCGGAAGTCGACGTCGTTGGTGCGCAGCGCGATGCGGGCGAACTTGCTGTAGGCGTAGGAGTCCTCCAGCGTGAGCCGACCGCCCGCGAGCACGCCGACGCCCTTGCCGTCGCGGGCCTGCGCGAGGCCCCTCGCGGCGACCTGGAGCGCCTCGGTCCACGAGGAGGGCCGCAGCTCACCGCTCTCGTCGCGCACCATGGGCCGGGTGAACCGGTCCTCCTGGGTGGCGTAGCGAAAGGCGAAGCGGCCCCGGTCGCAGATCCACTCCTCGTTGACCTCGGGGTCGTCGCCCGCCAGCTTGCGCTGCACCTTGCCGCGCCGGAAGTCGGTGCGCTCGGCGCAGCCCGACGAGCAGTGCTCGCACACGCCGGGGGTGGACACCAGGTCGAACGGGCGGGCCCGGAACCGGTAGGCGGCGCTGGTGAGCGCGCCGACCGGGCAGATCTGGATGGTGTTGCCGGAGAAGTACGACTGGAACGGCTTCTCCTCGGCCACGCCGATCTGCTGCTGCGCGCCGCGCTCCAGCAGCTCGATGAACGGGTCGCCCGCGATCTGCGCCGAGAACCGGGTGCAGCGCTGGCAGAGCACGCAGCGCTCCCGGTCCAGCAGCACCTGGGTGGAGATGGCGATCGGCTTGGGGAAGGTCCGCTTCGGCTCGACGAACCGCGAGTCGGCCCGGCCGTGCTTGAGCGCCTGGTTCTGCAGGGGGCACTCGCCGCCCTTGTCGCAGATCGGGCAGTCCAGCGGGTGGTTGATCAGCAGCAGCTCCATCACGCCCTGCTGCGCCTTGTCGGCGACGGGCGAGGTGAGCTGGGTCTTGACGACCATGCCGTCGGCGACGGTCATGGTGCAGGAGGCCTGCGGCTTCGGCATGGGCCGACCGCCCATCTCGACCTCGACCAGGCACTGGCGGCAGGCGCCAGCGGGCTCCAGCAGCGGGTGGTCGCAGAAGCGCGGCACCACGATGCCCAGCCGCTCCGCGGTGCGGATCAGCAGCTCGCCCTTGGGGGCGACGACGTCGGACCCGTCGATGACGAGCTTGACGTGGCCCTCGGGGACCACGACCTCCGAGCTCTTGTCCGGCGCGATGGTCATGCGCTTGCTCCCGCCAGTTCGGTGGCCTTGAGCTTGGCTGCGTTGCTGTCGCACAGGGCCAGGAACTCGTCCTTGAAGTACTTGATGCCGCTGGTGATCGGGCTGACGGCGCCGTCGCCGAGCGCGCAGAAGGAGCGCCCGAGGATGTTCGAGCAGACGTCGAGCAGCGTGTCGATGTCGCTCGGGGTGCCCTCGCCGCGCACCATCCGCTGCAGGGTCTTGGTCAGCCAGTAGGTGCCCTCGCGGCAGGGCGTGCACTTGCCGCAGGACTCGTGCTTGTAGAACTCGGTCCACTTCATGACCGCCCACGGGACCGACACGGTCTCGTTGAAGATCTGGACGGCCGTGGTGCCGAGCATGGAGCCCGCCTCGGCGACGCCCTCGAAGTCGAGCGGCACGTCGAGGTGCTCCGCGGTG encodes:
- a CDS encoding NADH-quinone oxidoreductase subunit G — translated: MTIAPDKSSEVVVPEGHVKLVIDGSDVVAPKGELLIRTAERLGIVVPRFCDHPLLEPAGACRQCLVEVEMGGRPMPKPQASCTMTVADGMVVKTQLTSPVADKAQQGVMELLLINHPLDCPICDKGGECPLQNQALKHGRADSRFVEPKRTFPKPIAISTQVLLDRERCVLCQRCTRFSAQIAGDPFIELLERGAQQQIGVAEEKPFQSYFSGNTIQICPVGALTSAAYRFRARPFDLVSTPGVCEHCSSGCAERTDFRRGKVQRKLAGDDPEVNEEWICDRGRFAFRYATQEDRFTRPMVRDESGELRPSSWTEALQVAARGLAQARDGKGVGVLAGGRLTLEDSYAYSKFARIALRTNDVDFRARPHSAEEVEFLTSTVLGVTPETGGVTFKGIEAAPAALLVAFEPEEEAPVVFLRLRKAARKRGTKVFHLGQFTTPAVEKTLGTLLACVPGGEPAALNALPEHAADVVELLGEPGSVIMVGERAAEVPGLYSAVAALAKRTGAKVAWVPRRAGERGALEAGLLPNLLPGGRLVSDAAARAEVEQAWGLAAGSLPAKPGRDTSGILAEAASGGLDALLVAGVDPFDLPDPALAEQALSAAKFVVSLELRPSAATAHADVVLPIAPAVEKSGTFLNWEGRRREFALTLEGTGALPDGRVLDTLAVEMDADLFTQTPAAAAADLARLGRGTVQAGAPTVSAPLLPQPKSGQAVLATWRRLLDNGSMQDGEPNLKGTARPTAAWLSEATARDLGVVPGAEVTVSTERGEVVLPVAVADLPDGVVWLPGNSGESTVRRTLVAGHGSVVAVSPGGRA